Genomic window (Mesotoga sp. Brook.08.105.5.1):
CCTTCAAACTCACCGATGTGCTCATGTACTGCTTTGTGCTTTCCCTCTTTCACATACTGATAGATGTGTTCAAAGCTCAGATCGAGAGTCGGCGAGGTCCGGCAACGAAGTTTATCATGTTCATTGTTGACCAATTCTTGCATCTAGTGCTCATTTCTTTCCTCTTGCCGATTTCCAGCTTCACCGTTTCAAGGAGCTTCTCGAGCTTCATTGGTTGGTTCTCCATACATACGGGGCTAAACCTGTCCTCGCTTCCGGTTCAAAGAATTCTGTTGATAACAATTGTCTATTTATACGTACTCTTTGCCGGAGCGGTCTTCATAAGAAAGCTCTTTGATCTCATCTACAAGAATGTACCGGACTATCTTCAGAGAATAGCAGGAGACAGCTCCGTTCTCGATAATGTGAAGACCGGAAAAGTGATCGGGATCTTCGAAAGACTTCTCATTCTTACACTTTATCTCACGGGAAATGTTGCCTCTATAACCATTGTAATAGCCGCCAAATCGCTGGCCAGATTTAAGAATTTCGAGAACAAAGACTTTGCAGAATACTATCTAATCGGGACACTGGCGAGCGTGATGATTGCAATGGTTGGCGGGATGATCTTGAAGGTTCTTTGAGGCGGATCAGAGGTAAGAGGAATGAGGCTAGAGGTAAGAAGATCAAGATCTCTTCGCTCTTCCGACCTCTTGCCTCTGACCTCAGGCTCTTCCCAAGGACTGGTCCATGATCTGGGACGGAGGACTAAGGACGGCTCTTCACAGCGTTCAGCGGGTCTTTGTTATTAAGCTTACAGCGGATCTTCGNNNNNNNNNNNNNCAGGGTCACGCCACCTGTATGCCGGTCACCATCTGGACAGTAAGCAGGTTTCCTCCAGACTTATCCCGGGATAGTTGGTCCTCCCGGTTTAGATGACACTAAAGGTCCTTACGACACGTTCACGGTGGTTCACTTGTATTCGTCTCCTCTGGTACTCACCTGACGGGATCACTGTCCCGCCTTTTCCCGTAACGTTCACTACCATGGCTCTTTACCACAGCAGCTTACGGTGGTTTGAAGCCTCCACCTGCATGGCGGCTTCGAGGGGCCCTCCCTCATCTTCGATTAAGCATGGCTTGAAGTTTCCTTCTTCGCCTTCTTGGCACACACCAACCGCAACCAGTATTGTGGAAACAACTATGGAGATTCCACATTATAAATCTCGCAATCTTCACTATAATTTTAATGCAAATGATTGATTCTTAAGAAAATGGCATTGCTCAAACGATCAGTCTTCAAAACTCTGATCTTGAAGAATCCTTTAGCGGTCAAGAGCCCGTCACTGAGTAGTGCTTTCTGGGTATCGTGAAGGCAAAAATGATAGACTTGACAAAACCAGTCGTTTCTCATACAGGAGTATTTATGAAGAATTGGCTTATAGCTGTCTCTCTTGCTTCAGTAGCAACGCTTTTCTGGGCCGTTATAGGTTTTGCGGTGACAGAAGTCAGGTATTCTGAAGTTGAAAGTCAAATTGCCAACTCAGCAAGAATGATCGCGGAAAACACTGCAAAGACCACATTAATCGGCCACTTTCATCGTGATTCGTTTTATGAAGCTGTTATGCTGAATGACAACGATTTCACCAATCACTACCTAATGGGGATGCTGGCCAGTAATATGCATATCAAAGGTGTTGCTGTTTTTTATAATGATGAGGTTTTTGCGTCTGCTGGTGAGAAGTTTGAAATTGCCGTCACGCCTACTGTTGAAGGAGGAGACTACTCGGAGATCTTCTCAGTGGGCAACGATCTTTTTGCAATTTCTGCCTTCACCAACAACGCTGGTTCAGAGAGCTCAAAGGATGGGTATGTCATTCTGAAGCTAGATCTCGAGGGAATTCTGAGTCTGCTTACAACAGAAGGATACAGCTTGAACAGCGAGAAGGGGAGTCTGCTATTAGCAGGAGTCTCAGTTTCTCTTGAGCGCAGATGGCTACCGGCTAACTATGCCGCAATCGCTTTCGTCTTTCTTCTGACATTCGCCTTCACCGCTACTATACAGCGAATGGCTGGCAAGAAGTTTCTTTTCAGAAGGAACAGAGAAATGTCTCTGCTTCTGGAAAAGATTCCGACACTGATCTGGTGCTTCAGAGATCAGGAGACTTTCGGAATCGTCAATGAGTCGTTTGCAAAGTTTTTTGGCAGGCACCCGGAGGAAATTGATGGGAAGAATGTCTTTGAGATTCTCACGGAACATGAGGCAATAGAATGTGTTGAGAGCAACAAGGAAGTTTTCGCTCGAAAAGAGAAACTTGCTTTTGAGCAGAATTCAGAGAACTCGATTGGAGAGCTAAGAATCCTGGAGATTACGAAGACGCCGGATATCGACGAGTTCGGAAATATTAAATCCGTGGTTTGTTCTGCAAACGATGTCACAGAGGAAAGAAAGGCTCTTAGCAAGATCAAGCTCATCCAATTTGGGCTGGATAACTCGAACGATGAGGCCTACTGGATTGCACCTGACGGCACGATACTGTATGCAAACAGCGCAGCCTGTAAGAATCTTGGATACACAAAGGATGAGATTTCCGGACTGAAGGTAAATGATCTCGATAAATCGATGGAGGCAATGGATAGAAGAGTAAGCTGGGAAAGGCTTAAGTCGAAAGGAAGGGATACATTTGAAGCCTATCATGTGAGAAAGGACGGCTCTGTCTTTCCCGTCGAGATTAACAGGAATTATTTCAGGTACGATGAAAGCGAATACGAATTTACTTTTGCCCGAGATATATCTGAACGCATGAGAAATCTGGAGATTCTTGAGAGAGATAGGTTCAGAATAGAACGGCTTCACGATGCAGCTCTCAATCTGGAAAGATGCGGAACCCTCCAGGATGTATATGACTCTGTGATTGAAGCAGCTAATGAGATCCTTGAATTTGATATATGCTTCATCTGTGTCAACGAAGAGGATAATCTAGTAATCAAGGCATCTTCCAACCTAAATCCGCGAGACCCAATTGTAATGCCGAAAGATGTTGGAATTGTCGGGAAGACTTTCAGAGAGAAGAAGCCTTACATAATCGATGATATCCAGGAGTTCCCCGGCACTCTCAAATCAAACGACATCTACCGTGCTGGCCTAAGCGTTCCGATTGGAGATGTTGGAGTCTTTCAGGCGATGTCCGCGAATAGGTCGAAGTTTGGCCAACAGGAGCTAAGACTGACTGAACTTCTTATGTCTCACGTCCGCGAAGCGATCGTGAGAATCGAGACCGAGAAGCGTATGAATTACATGTCTCTTCATGACGGGCTTACTGATTTGTACAACAGGTTCTATTTCGAGGAAGAACTCATCAGGTTGGAAGGATCGAGATTCTATCCTATTTCAATCGTTTCGGCCGATGTCGACGGTCTGAAGCTAATTAACGATACGATGGGCCATGCAAGAGGAGATCAGATACTTTTGGAGTTTTCGAGAATTCTGAGATCCTGTTTCAGAAAGAATGATGTTATTGCAAGGTTTGGTGGAGACGAATTTGCAGTTATTCTCATACGAACGGATGAAGCTACTACCGAGAAGATCGCGTCGAGAGTCAGGGAGATTGTCGGTAAATTCAACAGAGATCACATCGGACCTCCTCTGAGTGTTTCCATGGGAATCGCTACCAGTAAGGGACAGGAACAATCTCTTGTCGAGACTCTGAGGCATGCAGATGACCTGATGTATCGTGACAAACTTTACAGGAGCTCCAGCGTCAGAAGCCAGATGGTGAACACGCTGCTAGTTACTCTTGCCGAAAAGGATCAAATCTCTGGCGGTCATGCGAAGAGACTGCAGAGGATGTGCCTAGAACTGGGAAGAAGAGCAGGACTGAGTTCTCGGCAACTCAGCGACCTAGCGCTTTTTGCTCAGGTTCACGATCTAGGAAAGGTTGGAATTCCAGATAGAATACTATTCAAACCAGGCCCACTAGATGATGATGAATGGAAAGTGATGAGACTTCACCCAGAAAAGGGATACAGGATCGCCGTGTCATCTCCAGACCTCTCTTCAGTCGCAGATCTAATTCTCAGGCATCATGAAAGATGGGATGGTGAGGGCTATCCTCTGGGTATCAAGGGCGATAAGATCCCCGTTGAATGCAGAATTCTTTCTATTGTAGATGCCTTTGATGCAATGACAAATGACAGACCATACAGCAAAGCCAGGAACAGGCAGGAAGCAATTGACGAAATAAAGAGATGTTCCGGTACTCAATTTGACCCCGAACTGGTGATTAAGTTTAGGGAAATGATAGAGATAGAGTCTTTCTAGATGCTCTTGATTATTTGTGAGATTTTTTTGTAGCTCAGAAGAGATATAAGAAGCGCTACTGCCAACGATGATAGTGATATTAGAAGGAGCCAAGCTGTGCCGGTGCCGTCAACTGCGCCTTTCAGAATCAACGTGATAGGCATTATTGCCCCAAAACTCAATCCCATGCAGATCAATTGGTTCAGAAGAACGAATTTCGTTCTCATGAATGCATTCGGATTATCCATTTGATCGGGAGGTGACGAAAGAACACCTCTTATACCGAGCAGAGAGGATGTCACATAAAGCACAAAGACAGCCGGAACAACCATAAGATAACCGAAAGAACCTCTCTTGATCAAGATGCTTACGCCTAGAACGCCCACAAAGAGAACTGTCCCCAACAGAACAGGTAGAGTGGTTTTTATGGCTATCATCCTTCCCAGAGAAAGAGGCAATATCTTTGTAGTCTCAATAAAGGGATACTCTCTGCCCATCAAAAAGGCGGATTGTATAGTGGTGAAGATGGTACTAATAAGTACCATAGTGAAGATCGATGTTACTACTTCTTCTGATATAAGTCCAAAAACAAGTCCAAAGACAACGGGATAGAAAAGATAGTATATTAGCTGTTCATAGCGTCTATATATCTTTAGTTCTCTTCTGAGCAAAACCCATCCCCGCCTGTCATTGAAGGTCACGGTCTTCTGCTTGTTCTTGGAATATGATACCGGTTCGAATTTGATAGATGAGGCAACCCTGAAAAAAACATATCCCAGCAAAGGAATTGCTGCTACTCCAACTAGGAGGTACAGAGGGCTTTCCGAAGACTTAACACTCCAGGTGAAGATATTCATAGGGTTTGAAAAAACCTCCCAAGCGCTTGCCAGCTTCTGCAGATAAAGCGGTATGTTATCCGTGCTCTGTGGAACTAACTGAACTATTATGAAGAACATGAAAGCTGCCGCAATTTGAACGATGAACATTACTTTTCTTGCGACTGCCCTGGACATGAATTTCCCAAGAGCTACAGAAACGATGGAAGCCAGAAGTACGGTGTTTATTACCACGAGAACAAGTGAAGGGATTCCGATCCATGGATTGGGATCGATCCTGAGATGGTATGGAAGAGCGATTCCCAGAAAGACGGACAGAGTGAGCCCCTGATATAGGGTCGAGATAATAATCTGATAGACTATGATACTCACTCTCTTTACCGGAAGAACGAGAAGCATGTCTATCTCATCGTTTCTCATGAAGAGATAAGACGATGTGGCCGAAAACGAGATTAGAAAGAACAGCCCTGAGATTGTCAGAAAGAATCCGGCCATGACCTTGCCAAGGGAGACGCCTTCAACGGCTACTCCAGAAGTCGCACCATACACGTTCCAGAGAAACATTCCGATCATGATTGTGAATACTGCAAAGACGAATAGCTGGCCCGAAAGGCCTCCTCTTGTGCCTTTCTTGCCCGGAAACATGAAGAGCTTGTACTTAAGGAACAGCTTAAGGTCGTTCAAATAGACACCTCACAATGCGCCTACAATTTCCTGGATGTCTTCGTTCTCGCCAGTAAGCTGCAGGAAGAGGTTCTCTAGAGTCTCTTTGTTGTCGGCTCCTGCTCTCTTTCTTAGCTCATCCATCGTGCCCTCGGAAATAAGCTTCCCCTTGTTGATTATGCCTATACGGTCGCACATCTTTTCCGCTATCTCCAGCACGTGTGTGGTCATGAAAATGGTAGAGCCTTCGCCCTTATACTTCTCAAGAAGCATCTTAAGTATCTTCGCGCTTCTTGCATCGAGACCTACGGTCGGCTCATCCAAAAAGATGACTTCTGGTCTCCTCATCAGAACAGAGATAACCATTATCTTCTGTTTCATACCGTGAGACATCTCAGATATCATCTTCCCCAGATAATCTATTCCAAACGCTTCACATAGTTCGCCGACTCTCTTCTTCGCTTCTTGTCTCTTATCGGGAAAGACATCCATAATGAACTCAAGGAACTCCGCTCCTGTAAAGTAGGAATAGATTCTTGGTTCTTCAGGGACAACACCGATCTTGCTCTTTATCTGAAGCTCATTATTCGAGTAGTTCATGCCGAGGATTTTTATCTCTCCAGAAGTAGGTCTAAGCGTACCGGTAAGCATTCTAATCGTTGTTGTCTTTCCAGCTCCGTTTGGTCCCAGAAAGCCATATATCTCGCCAGAGTTCACCAGCAGATCTATCTCGTCTACTACGGGGCTCTTATCGAATGCTTTCGTAAGTTTTTTACAGTCAATCATCTAGCATCCCTCCAGACGGTATTGCTTCAGGACGATCTTCGTGTATGACCCGAACCTATTCTACGACAAGACCCGATACATTTCACAAAATGTCAAGAAATTCTGTTGATCTGGCAGATGATTCCTATACAGCGCAGGCAATCCTGTTGCCGGATGATATAATTGGCTAAGTTTATGAGGTGGGCATATGAGAAAAGCTGTCTCCTTCGCATTATTAGCTGCCGTAGTAATAATTCTATTGTCGGGAATCAACGGTCTCAGCTTCGATCCCTCGCCCGCAGCATTTCTGAGCCATGATGATCCTGAACTGGCAGCGTTCAACCGAATCGCGGAGGTTTTTGGAGACACTGGATCGATCATGGTGATTCTTAATGCATCGGAAACTCCACTCGAGCTTCTGAAAAGAATATCAGATGAGATAAAGTCTCTTGACTGGGTCAACTCGGTGTTGTCAGCCACTGAAGCGATGAAGCTGGGAAGGTTCAATCTTTTCACTTTGAGAATTCCAACTGAGGACTACGTGTACTTGGAAGATGGGAAATTGGTGCTGAATGAAGATCTGCTGACAGATCCGATATACAGTAACCTGCTGATATCTTCTGACGGCAGCTATTACGGCATACTGATTACAATCGCAGACGGAAATGAGTTGAGCAGCGACACACTTGTCCCTGAACTTCGATCGAAACTCGATTCTCTCGATGTAAAGGGCTATAGACTAATTGGAGAGAGCGTTGCCAACACAGAGACATTCAGATCAATAATCGATCTTACCTTCAAGTATCCACCTTTCATTCTACTTGCAATTCTCATGGTCTACGTAATCAAGTTCAGAAAGGTCTCGCTTGCTTTGCTTACACTGGTTCCTCCTCTAGCCTCCGTAATGGCGATAGTTGGAGTAATGGGTATAATGAAGCTTTCGATCAACAGTTTGACCGTTATGATCCCTTCATTTATCGTCATTATTGGAAGTGCATACGGGATGCATTTCCTCTCAAGGTTTGAAGAAAACATTCATCTTAAGAATGCCGTCAGTCGGACAGTTCACGAGGAGAGAGTTCCTGTTCTTTTATCTGCTTTGACAACGATGGCAGGCTTTTCTTCATACATTCTGCTCGACTTGAAGGCCTTTCAGGAGATGGGTATATTCGTCTGTTCAGGAATCTTCCTCTCTGCGGTTTTCACAATTGTCGTGCTCCCGGGACTTGTGCCTTCAAGAGAAACTGTGAATCCGCAACGTGCATCACCTCCAAGAGACGTAAATCGTCTTGCGAAAAAGGTAGTTGTCTGGGCCGTTATAGTGGGCAGTATCGCCTCTCCTTTTCTGATCATGACAATTCCAATGACTATTGACCAGTATAATTTCTTCAAAGAGAATTCGGAGATTAGAAGAAGCGCAAACACCATGAAAGAGGCTTTCGGTTGGCTGACAAATTATTCGCTGATGGTTACACCAAAAGAAGGGGATAGCATTGCATTAACGACAGATCATGTAGAGAGTTTGGAAGCGTTCGAAGCGGAGCTAAAGAGACTTGATGGAGTTTCGAAGGTCATGAGTCTACTCGATCTGTCAAGAGAGACGGGTGTTCCGTTGACGCTTATGGTGAGAGCACTGAACTCAAGTGATGTTTTCGGTGACTCTACAACACTTCTTGTGAGCGACAATGCTATACGATTCAATCTGTTCTCTCCGGAGAGCGACAGTCGAAGCGCCGAAAAACTGAAGTTGGCCGTCGAAGAACTAATAATGAGCTATCCGGAACTGGATGACAATTTCAGGTTCAATCTGGCTGGAACTACGCTTATATGGAAGAGCGTGAACTCCTCTGTTGTTAACAATCAGATTCAGAGCTTGATAGTATCGTTTGGGCTTATCATGCTCCTCCTATTCACGATATTCAAAAGTTTGAAGTCGACAATCATCGCCACGATACCTATTCTCCTTACAACTCTTTTCAACTTCGCTTTTATGGCGCTTTTCAGGATCCCGTTGAGCATTTCTACAGCGCTCATTTCGGGAATGTTGATGGGACTGGTAATCGATTATTCGATTCACTTCACTATCTGGTTCAGGAGGTTCGGCGATTCACGTAGGGCATATCAACAGACCGCAAATGCAATTCTTGCAAACGGGCTCAGTCTTGTTGCTGGCTTTTCAGTTCTTCTGCTTTCACCTCTCTTGTTGTACGTTGATGTGGCGAAGTTGATGGTTAGCGGACTTGTTGTGGGAATGGTTCTTACTCTAATACTTCTGCCAGAGATCGCATCTAGAAGTAAGAAGTTTTCTGATAGGGCAAAAGCCTCTGACTGATATAATTCACTTATATTCAGATTGGAGGTGGCGTTCTGAAAGCTCTCGTTTCTCTTCTTCCAGACGATCTGAATCGGTTTGTCAGAGAGCTGTGGGATGAATTGAAAACAGACTTCGGATTACGTTCGGTTATGCTCAATCCATTTCCACACATTAGCTATTGCATTTTCGAAGAGACGACTGTCACTTCAGATTCCATGCTTGAAGAGATTGCGGCCGTTATGGGTGCCTTCCCGGCAAAGACAGAATATCTTGGTATTTTCACTGGTGAGAGACCGGTTATTTTCATTGGAGTAGCTAAAAGTCCTAGTTTGGCTTCTCTTCATAAATCGCTATGTAAAGTCCTTTGTGAAGCGGTAGACAGCAAAGCAGCCGTTTACAGCGAGACTCGCTGGATTCCTCATATAACACTTGCCTATGGAGATGATATTAATCGAAGCAACATAGGTCCTGTGATGGAGAGACTTGCATTCAGGGACTTCCATCATGAGTTTGTAATTGACAATCTGGCAGTTCTTGAAGAGATTCCAGAGAAGGGAATTGTTGTCAGTAAGAGCTTCAGACTCACCTGTTCCTGAAGACAAGCTGGTCTATCTTTATGAATCATTTTTCGTGACTTTCAGTGTCTCAGATGGGCTCTCAAAGAGTCCAATTTGTTATAATCGATCAGAAGAAGGAGGTAGATGAATGAAAAGAATTGGCTGGAAGGAGATAGATTTGAAAATTCCACTGCCGAAGAATGTAAAGTCAACTGAATGTTTAAGTGAACTAGAGGAGTTCATCGGACAGGAGAGAGCCATAAGAGCTTTGGAGACAGGGCTTCATATAAACGCAAAGGGATACAATGTTTTTGTTTCCGGCAGTAACAACACCGGAAGAAGGACATTTGTCAGTCGTTATCTGAAGAAGAAGGTCGAAGGAACAAAGACTCCGGGCGACTGGATATATGTCTACAACTTTGATGAACAAAGGTCGCCAAATTCAATTCCACTTGAAGCGGGCGCTGGGAAGGTATTTCAGAAAGAGATGAACGAGTTTGTTGAGATAGCTATCAACTCGATCAGCGAGAGCTTTCAGAGTGAGGACTACCAGCAGAAGGTAACTTCGATCCAGAATGAGCAATCGGAAAAGCGTTCAAGTATGCTGAAGGAATTGTTAGAAAAGGCGAAAGAAAAGGATTTCACTGTTCAAATAAACCAGACAGGAGTTGCAACGATTCCTCTCTGGAACGGTAAACCGCTTACCCAGGAAGTGTACGAAGCCTTACCGGAGGAATACCAGAAGCAGCTTACCAAGAAAGGCGAGGAAGTCCGTGAATTAGTCAACTCGTATCTTCTTAGATTGAGCAAGATGGAAAAGGAGTATGGTGAGAAGTACAAGGAATTGAATCGAAACGTGGCTTCTTTCGCAGTTGAAGGTCACATAAAGGAGATGAAAGACAAGTTTAGCAAGAACAAAGAGGTCGTTGATTTTATAGAGAGCATGAAGGAAGACTTGCTTGACAATCTGGGAGTATTCTTCAGCCAGGAGATCGACTCCAAAGCTTTCTTCGGCAAGAGATATGCGGTCAATCTGTTTGTCGACAACTCGGGAATAGAGGGGAAACCCGTTGTGGAGGTAACAAACCCCAATTACTCCTCCCTTTTCGGAAGAATAGAGTATGTAGCAAAGATGGGAATGCTTGATACCGACCACACCATGATAAGGCCAGGCGCAATACATAACTCGAACGGCGGGTATCTTGTCCTTGATGCCAAGAGCGTACTGAGCGAACCCTACGTCTGGCAGACTCTGAAGCAGGTACTCTTTTCCGGTCTCGAAGGAATTGAGAATCTAGAACACAAGATCGGTCTCTTATCGACTGTTAGTCTGAAGCCTGAGCCAATTCCGCTGGATATAAAGATAATCATGATAGGCGAGCCGTGGATATACAGCATGTTAAGTACGCTCGATACGGATTTCAAGAAGCTCTTCAAGATTAAAGCCGAGTTTGATTGGGAAATGGCGTTGGAGAAGGACACGATTGGCAAGCTCTGTGGGCTAACCTGCAATATTGTGAGGGAGAATACTTTGAAGCCGCTTGAAAGGGACGGAATCAAAGAAGTGATAAAGAGAGCGATATTCCTTTCGGGAAGCAGGAAGAAAGTCTCGACTCAGTTTGGTACCCTTGAACAGCTCCTCCTGGAGAGCTCGGCCATGGCGGATATGAAGAAGCACGATATGATAGAGGCTGAGGATGTATCGACCGCTTGGGAAGAGATGCATACAAGGGTCTCCCTCTATCAGGACAAGATAAAGGAAATGTTCAAGAACTCGACATTGATGGTTCAGACAGATGGTGAGCTTGTTGGTGAGATAAACGGTTTGACAGTAGTCCAGACAGAGGATCTCTCTTTTGGAATACCGGTGAAAATAACTGCCAAAGCCGGTCCGGGCAACAGCGGTATAGTTGACATACAGAAAGAATCGGAACTAAGTGGAAGCATCCACAACAAAGCCAGCCTGACTATTCAGGGATACATGAGTTCGAGATATGCGCAGCAATTCCCGCTGAGTCTGAACGGTTCGATAAGTTTTGAGCAGGTCTATTCGACAGTTGAAGGGGATAGCGCTTCCGTGGCGGAGACAGTCGCTTTCCTGTCTGCAATTGCCGATGTACCGATTAAGCAGTCAATAGCAGTTACGGGCTCGATCAATCAAAGCGGAAGAGTCCAACCCGTAGGCGGAGTTCAGTACAAGATTCAGGGCTTCTATGATCTCTGCAAGATAAAGGGGTTTACCGGTCAACAGGGAGTGGTCGTGCCTCAGGCGAACTCTGACAATGTTGTTCTCCCTGACGAAATAATTAATGCCATTAAGGAAGGGAGATTCAACATATGGACCGTTGAGACCGTGGACGAGGCCATTGAGGTACTGACGGGCATGAAGTCGGGAAAGCTCGGGAAGAGCGGAGAGTACTCGCCTGGCAGCTTCAACCAGAGGGTAATAGAGAAGTTGATGAAGTACTATGAGATAGCTTCTCAATCGAAGAAATGACTAAGCAAGATACGTAAATCAATGGTGGTTGTTCAAATGGCCAATAAGAAAAATGGCGACAGACATATCTGGCATGTCCATCGCCATTTTTCGTAAGGCAGCTACCTGATCATGATTCGGAGTCTATTGCCGCGAATCTGTTCAGCATATAGTTTATGTATCCCTTTACATAAGAAGCAGTCTCTCTGAGAATCTCAACGGAGAGGTTGTCTAATTTCGATGTCTTGCCTGCTTCGTGAAGATCATCGAAATACTCTTTGCCTAGCCAGACTGCCTGAGGTTTCTCAAGTTCATTTCCCATAACATGTTTGAGTTCATAGTATACTGGATTGAGTTTCTCTCTGGAGTACTTCCGCAAATCTACCGCGGCCTGCTTCGGATTCTTGACGATTCTGGCAGGAACCTCTTCGAGCGCCATTAGCAGGGGCTCGTATTGTCCCCAAATCAAATAACCACCGTAGAAGTCGTATGCGAAGTGATAATTCGCAAAGATGGCGAGCCACTTGTCCATGTTGAAAGGAAGCTTCAGCAGTTCGAAAAACGGCGCGGGGAATGTATGAAAAGGCTGGCCGACATCTTCAAGATAGTGCATTGCTCTACCCATGAAGCGGTATGCCCAATAATGGTCTCCTCTGGAATAAGCGATCTCGGCCAGATCGCTGAAGTACTGAACGACGTCAGTCACTTCTCCGACTCTAACGAAGAAGAGCATTCTGTATTCCATGTGTCTTAATCCCTGGCTGTCTCCGAGGAGCGTCTCTATTCCCTTTAGTTCGAGCCCCTTATCCATGCCTAGATCGGGCTCGTAAGAATAGACCGAAAGGATCTGCCACAGGGGTGCCAAATTGTCAACAGGTCTGGGGTTTGGGAAGACTGCGCTGTATAGGTCGAGATCTTCTTCCGGCAGATAGCTCTCGCCGAGATAATCGTAGAAACCCTCTATGGCCGGATTGTATTCACGAGTGTCAACATCGGCGTATGTGTACGGGGTTATCTCAACGTACTTGTCAAAAACCTCCTCATACTGGGATACAATCAAATACGTTAGAGCATCGTGCCCCGACCATGAAAATCCGAACACGGCTAATAGCAGTATTAGAATCATCATCACCTTTTTCACGTAACCACCTCCAATTCTTATAATAACAGATTCAAACTGCATTATTGTCTTCTTGATACCGATTAGCTTCGTGATAGGCAAGCTTTCTGATAGTATTGTCTAAGAAAAGCAGTTTAGGGAGGTGCAATATGGCCGACGCTTCTAGAGGAGTTTCAAGAGGCTCATTAGACGTGCGGATTCTTCAAGATATTGAATTTGATTTCCAGCTCTACAGGTCTCTTGGTGCAGTATCGTACGAAGGAGGCACCGTAGGAGAGATTCTTTCGCTTGTACCGCATATAGATTGTGAAGACCCATCAACTTGGGTGAAGTCATTCAAGGACCTGGCAACAAGGTTGAAGAACCACGCTCTGAAGGTTTTGCAGAAGGGCAATAGCGAGACTGCTAGACAGGAGTTTCTGAGAGCAGCAAGTTACTTCAGAGCAGCAGAGTACTTCGGAGATCCTCGAGACTCTAAGACAAGGTACATCGGTATGGAAAGCAGAGATTGCTTTGTATATGCTTTCAGAACCACTGATATTCAGTTCGAAGCTGAGAGAATACCCTACGGTGAGGATTTCATTCCGGCGTACTGGATTGCTCCAACGACCGGCGGCACGAAGAAGACGATAATTATGATGAGTGGTTTTGACGGGACATCGGAAGAGATGTATTTCCAGGCAGGCTCGGCCGCTTTGCAGAGGGGTTACGCGGTTGTTCTCTTCGATGGCCCCGGTCAGGTAGGAATGAGAAGGTTTTCGCCCGAGACTCCGTTGCGTCCTGACTACGAAGTTCCGATTTCCAAAGTTGTCGACTATGCTTTGTCGAAGGAGGATGTCGATCCATCAAGACTCGCGCTGTATGGCATTAGTCTCGGAGGTTATTTCTCACTTAGGGCCGCTGCTCACGATTCCAGAATAAAAGCCCTGATTTCCAA
Coding sequences:
- a CDS encoding DUF3307 domain-containing protein; this translates as MTGLVIPLALSILAHVLADFLFQTDSMANEKNNVQMKGFLKHWCVVFVTLLVLMLPFKLTDVLMYCFVLSLFHILIDVFKAQIESRRGPATKFIMFIVDQFLHLVLISFLLPISSFTVSRSFSSFIGWFSIHTGLNLSSLPVQRILLITIVYLYVLFAGAVFIRKLFDLIYKNVPDYLQRIAGDSSVLDNVKTGKVIGIFERLLILTLYLTGNVASITIVIAAKSLARFKNFENKDFAEYYLIGTLASVMIAMVGGMILKVL
- a CDS encoding HD domain-containing phosphohydrolase yields the protein MIDLTKPVVSHTGVFMKNWLIAVSLASVATLFWAVIGFAVTEVRYSEVESQIANSARMIAENTAKTTLIGHFHRDSFYEAVMLNDNDFTNHYLMGMLASNMHIKGVAVFYNDEVFASAGEKFEIAVTPTVEGGDYSEIFSVGNDLFAISAFTNNAGSESSKDGYVILKLDLEGILSLLTTEGYSLNSEKGSLLLAGVSVSLERRWLPANYAAIAFVFLLTFAFTATIQRMAGKKFLFRRNREMSLLLEKIPTLIWCFRDQETFGIVNESFAKFFGRHPEEIDGKNVFEILTEHEAIECVESNKEVFARKEKLAFEQNSENSIGELRILEITKTPDIDEFGNIKSVVCSANDVTEERKALSKIKLIQFGLDNSNDEAYWIAPDGTILYANSAACKNLGYTKDEISGLKVNDLDKSMEAMDRRVSWERLKSKGRDTFEAYHVRKDGSVFPVEINRNYFRYDESEYEFTFARDISERMRNLEILERDRFRIERLHDAALNLERCGTLQDVYDSVIEAANEILEFDICFICVNEEDNLVIKASSNLNPRDPIVMPKDVGIVGKTFREKKPYIIDDIQEFPGTLKSNDIYRAGLSVPIGDVGVFQAMSANRSKFGQQELRLTELLMSHVREAIVRIETEKRMNYMSLHDGLTDLYNRFYFEEELIRLEGSRFYPISIVSADVDGLKLINDTMGHARGDQILLEFSRILRSCFRKNDVIARFGGDEFAVILIRTDEATTEKIASRVREIVGKFNRDHIGPPLSVSMGIATSKGQEQSLVETLRHADDLMYRDKLYRSSSVRSQMVNTLLVTLAEKDQISGGHAKRLQRMCLELGRRAGLSSRQLSDLALFAQVHDLGKVGIPDRILFKPGPLDDDEWKVMRLHPEKGYRIAVSSPDLSSVADLILRHHERWDGEGYPLGIKGDKIPVECRILSIVDAFDAMTNDRPYSKARNRQEAIDEIKRCSGTQFDPELVIKFREMIEIESF
- a CDS encoding ABC transporter ATP-binding protein, yielding MIDCKKLTKAFDKSPVVDEIDLLVNSGEIYGFLGPNGAGKTTTIRMLTGTLRPTSGEIKILGMNYSNNELQIKSKIGVVPEEPRIYSYFTGAEFLEFIMDVFPDKRQEAKKRVGELCEAFGIDYLGKMISEMSHGMKQKIMVISVLMRRPEVIFLDEPTVGLDARSAKILKMLLEKYKGEGSTIFMTTHVLEIAEKMCDRIGIINKGKLISEGTMDELRKRAGADNKETLENLFLQLTGENEDIQEIVGAL